A window of Verrucomicrobiota bacterium contains these coding sequences:
- the bamE gene encoding outer membrane protein assembly factor BamE, which yields MKNLICVLLLSLVFGCASVPPAGHIQPGKISHINVGMTRQEVINAIGEPESVSAAKDSETLYYVEERPWWQWARIAVKLENGKVTQFGEGR from the coding sequence ATGAAAAACCTTATTTGCGTCTTACTACTCAGCTTGGTTTTCGGGTGTGCGTCAGTTCCGCCTGCGGGCCATATTCAGCCCGGCAAAATCAGTCACATCAATGTCGGCATGACGAGGCAGGAAGTCATTAACGCCATCGGTGAGCCAGAGAGTGTGTCGGCGGCAAAGGATTCCGAGACTCTCTATTATGTCGAAGAAAGACCGTGGTGGCAGTGGGCACGGATTGCCGTCAAGCTTGAGAACGGCAAGGTCACACAATTCGGCGAGGGCAGATAG